One Alkalibaculum bacchi DNA segment encodes these proteins:
- a CDS encoding dienelactone hydrolase family protein: MDKKSENSKQAIIVLHEIYGVNQFVKEQCQKFTEAGYDVFCPNLIDRASFSYEESIEAYDFFMKNVEFEMYKEINGFANQLKDKYDNVFIVGFSVGATIAWRCCENSLCSGIIACYGSRIRDYTDINPICPTLLLFSKEDSFDVYGMVCQLQDKQHLSIIEFDAEHGFLDPYSKHYNDKQSKRAEESITCFINECTK; this comes from the coding sequence TTGGATAAGAAATCAGAAAACAGTAAACAGGCAATTATTGTGCTTCATGAGATATATGGAGTTAATCAATTTGTAAAAGAACAATGCCAAAAATTCACGGAAGCCGGTTATGATGTGTTTTGTCCAAATCTGATTGATAGAGCTTCGTTTTCTTACGAAGAATCCATAGAAGCCTATGACTTTTTTATGAAGAATGTTGAGTTTGAAATGTATAAAGAGATTAACGGTTTTGCCAATCAATTAAAAGATAAATATGACAATGTATTTATTGTTGGTTTTAGTGTAGGAGCGACTATTGCGTGGAGGTGCTGTGAAAATTCATTATGTAGTGGGATTATAGCTTGCTATGGCTCGCGTATAAGGGATTATACCGATATAAATCCTATCTGTCCGACACTTTTACTATTTTCGAAGGAAGATTCTTTTGATGTTTATGGGATGGTTTGCCAACTTCAAGATAAACAGCATTTATCTATTATTGAGTTTGATGCCGAGCATGGATTTTTAGATCCCTATTCTAAACATTATAATGATAAGCAATCAAAACGTGCGGAGGAGTCTATTACCTGCTTCATAAACGAATGTACAAAATAA
- a CDS encoding response regulator transcription factor codes for MNTILLLEDDVNLNRGISLKLHKEGYRVLSAFLQSEAENLWKENNIQMVISDITLSDGNGLNFGKMVRETSDIYLIYLTALDQEIDIVNGYDTGADDYITKPFSVNVLVSKVNALMRRLGDKELTVLISGELEVCLKDMQVKKADSVILLSKTEILILVYLLENAGKVVSKENILEKIWGVDGLFVDDNTVAVNISRLKNKLGMDSISNVRGLGYIWTGKVTKK; via the coding sequence ATGAATACAATACTGCTTCTAGAGGATGATGTTAATTTGAATAGAGGAATTTCCCTGAAATTACATAAAGAAGGGTACCGTGTTTTATCCGCATTTTTGCAAAGTGAAGCAGAAAATCTTTGGAAAGAAAACAATATTCAAATGGTAATTAGTGATATAACCCTTTCGGATGGAAACGGACTAAATTTTGGAAAAATGGTTCGTGAAACCAGTGACATATATTTGATCTATCTGACAGCTCTAGATCAGGAGATTGATATTGTCAATGGTTATGATACTGGTGCAGATGATTATATTACAAAACCTTTCTCTGTAAATGTTTTAGTATCAAAGGTAAATGCATTAATGCGGCGTCTTGGAGATAAAGAATTAACGGTTTTGATATCTGGTGAATTGGAAGTTTGTTTAAAAGATATGCAGGTAAAAAAGGCCGATAGTGTAATTCTGTTAAGCAAGACTGAAATACTTATATTAGTTTATCTTCTGGAAAATGCAGGAAAAGTCGTTTCAAAAGAAAACATATTAGAAAAAATCTGGGGAGTCGATGGATTGTTTGTAGATGATAATACAGTTGCGGTGAATATCAGTAGGTTAAAGAATAAATTAGGTATGGATTCCATCTCAAATGTGAGAGGATTGGGATATATATGGACGGGCAAAGTTACAAAAAAGTAA